The genomic window CAGGGTTCAACGTGCCACTCGTATTAGACGCCGGCTTTTCCTCGCAACAAGGTAAGCGCAAGGCCAACGAAGACAGTTGCCTGGTGATCACGCCGAGCACCGGTCAATATCTCGACTACGGTGCGCTGTTTGCCGTCGCGGACGGCGTGGGCGGCATGGCGGGAGGCAAGGAAGCCTCCGAGTGCGCGATCAAGACATTGCGCGATGATTACTACGCCGCTCCTGAAACCCTGGCTCTGGAACACGCGCTCAAGGACTGCTTCGACGCGGTCAACCGCGCCGTGCTGGCCGAGCCGCCCGCGGGGCGGGCCACCACGCTCTCCGCCCTGGTGCTGCGCAACCGACGCTGGGCCGTCGGCCATGTAGGTGATACGCGTGTCTGGCTGTACCGCAACCGGCATCTCGTTCAGCTCACCGCGGACCACAGCCGCCTGTACGAGCATATCGGCTCCATGATCACGCGGGCCTGCGGACTGGATGTGCAACTCCACGCCGACATACAAAGCGGTGAACTGCGGGAAGGCGACGTGTTTCTCATCACCAGCGACGGCGTGCATGAAACGCTGGATGCCCAAACGATTACTGCGGGGCTTGCCGGAGAAAATTCCAGCGCGCAGGAAATCGCCGAAATTCTGGTGCAGCAAGCGCTCAGGGCGGGCAGTATGGACAACGTCAGTGCCTGTGTGGCGCGGGTGCAGCAACTCCCGCCGGAGACCGTATCCGACATAGGACTCAGCATAACCGCGCTGCCCATCCGTCCGTTGCCGAAAACGGGAGACACGGTGGACGGGTTTCTAATCGGTGAACGCTTGCACAGCGGGCGCCTGTCCACCTTATACGCCGCGCTGGACAGCGAAAGCGGCCAGCGCGTGGCCCTGAAATTTCCCAACCCGCGCCATGCCGACGATACCGCATTCGTGGATTATTTCCTGCGCGAGGAGTGGCTGGGCCGGCGTATAGACAGCCCGTATGTGGTAAAGACCATTACTCTTCCCCCGGGGCGGCGCACAGCGCTCTACTCGGTGATGGTCTTGCACAACGGCGAAACGCTCGCCGCGCGCATCAAACGAAAAAACGGCTTATCGGTGCAGGAAACGCTGTCACTCGCCCAGCAAATACTCACCGGGCTCGATCATCTGCACCGCAAAGGCGTAATTCACCGCGATGTGAAGCCGGAAAATATTTTAATAGACACCGACCACCGTGTGCGCCTCCTCGACCTCGGCGTAAGCCGCATCGAACGCATGGACACGGGCAGCAAGTCACTCGCACCGGTCGGCACGCCGAGCTACATGGCGCCGGAAGTCATCGCCGGCACTGAGGCCGATGAGCGCGCCGACGTGTATTCAGCCGCCGTGACCATATATGAAATGCTCACCGGCAAATATCCCTTTGGGGAAATCGAACCCTTCACCCATCCTACTTACAGCCATTTCATCCCGCCGGGTCGCTACAACCCGGATGTGCCGCCCTGGCTGTCTGAAATACTCAAAAAGGCCTGCACGCCCGACCCCAACCAACGCTACCCCCACGCCGCCGATTTCGCCGCGGCCCTGACTTCACCTCCGCAAAATAATCTTTCCCAACGCAAAGCACCACTGCTTGAGCGCATCCGCCCTGAGCACTGGAAAGCGTTATTTATCGCCTCGCTGTTGATGAATTTGTTGCTGCTATTCGCCTTGCTGCAATAGGGGGAGAGTAGTTACAGCGCTCATACCCTATGGCTGCTTTCCCCCAGAGTGACACCGGCGGCGATCAGGTGGGCGGTGCGCAAAGGCTCCGGCATCGTACTGTGCGGGCTGAATCGCTTGAGCAGCGTCTCGGTCTCGGTCAGGGACAGGCCGGCACGCTGCACGCAGACGCCGGCGACCGGCTCCATTCAGCACGCCGTCCAGCCGCGCACCGGCAAACATGGCGCCAACGACGAGCACATCGCCGCGGTGGCTCCGCTCGAACGGGGCATCGTCGAAGCCGATGACATGGGACAACCGGCGTCTGGCCATCAGGGTTCCGCCTCAGGCCGTCACAGGGGCCGGCCCAAGGGCATGAGCGCAAGCGGTACTTCGTTCCCTTCCAGCGGCACAGCGCGCTTCACTTCCTGGTCGTCGAAGGCGCCGACCATGACTGTGCCCAGACCCAGCGAGCCGGCCGCAAGGTAGACATTCTGCGCGGCATGGCCGACTTCCATGTGCACGTACTGAATGCCGCGCTGACCGTATTTCCGTGTCGTGCGCTCGAACACGGCGCTGAGCACCAGCACCGCCGCCGCTTCGCCCACGCACCCTTGTCCAAGCGCGGCTGCGGCAAGCGGCTGGCGCCGGTCGCCTGCGGCAGTCAGCACGAGCTCGCCCGCGTGCGGCCGGTAGTGATAGCTGCCACATTCCAGCCCCTTCACGTTTCCGGCGACCAGATGCACTTCCAACGGATAGAGCGCCCCGGCGGAAGGCGCGGTGCGGAGTCCTTCGGGACTGCTGACACCCTGCGCCGCCCACAGCAGACGCGCAAGCTCTTCCAGGCTGAGCGGCGTGGCTGCGAAATCACGCACCGAGCGGCGGCGGGCAAGCAGCCGTTCGATCGGATGCCAAGCGGCGGGATGCAGTTCGGGCAGCTTGATGAAAGTCTTTTCGCCAGCCATGCACGGTTCCTCTCGTTAACGGCTTCCGGACCACGCCATACTCAGAGACGCCA from Gammaproteobacteria bacterium includes these protein-coding regions:
- a CDS encoding bifunctional protein-serine/threonine kinase/phosphatase, encoding MPLVLDAGFSSQQGKRKANEDSCLVITPSTGQYLDYGALFAVADGVGGMAGGKEASECAIKTLRDDYYAAPETLALEHALKDCFDAVNRAVLAEPPAGRATTLSALVLRNRRWAVGHVGDTRVWLYRNRHLVQLTADHSRLYEHIGSMITRACGLDVQLHADIQSGELREGDVFLITSDGVHETLDAQTITAGLAGENSSAQEIAEILVQQALRAGSMDNVSACVARVQQLPPETVSDIGLSITALPIRPLPKTGDTVDGFLIGERLHSGRLSTLYAALDSESGQRVALKFPNPRHADDTAFVDYFLREEWLGRRIDSPYVVKTITLPPGRRTALYSVMVLHNGETLAARIKRKNGLSVQETLSLAQQILTGLDHLHRKGVIHRDVKPENILIDTDHRVRLLDLGVSRIERMDTGSKSLAPVGTPSYMAPEVIAGTEADERADVYSAAVTIYEMLTGKYPFGEIEPFTHPTYSHFIPPGRYNPDVPPWLSEILKKACTPDPNQRYPHAADFAAALTSPPQNNLSQRKAPLLERIRPEHWKALFIASLLMNLLLLFALLQ
- a CDS encoding SagB/ThcOx family dehydrogenase, which translates into the protein MAGEKTFIKLPELHPAAWHPIERLLARRRSVRDFAATPLSLEELARLLWAAQGVSSPEGLRTAPSAGALYPLEVHLVAGNVKGLECGSYHYRPHAGELVLTAAGDRRQPLAAAALGQGCVGEAAAVLVLSAVFERTTRKYGQRGIQYVHMEVGHAAQNVYLAAGSLGLGTVMVGAFDDQEVKRAVPLEGNEVPLALMPLGRPL